The following coding sequences are from one Perognathus longimembris pacificus isolate PPM17 chromosome 13, ASM2315922v1, whole genome shotgun sequence window:
- the LOC125362562 gene encoding olfactory receptor 5M8-like has protein sequence MRRNVTWVTEFVLLGLTNRLDLQILFFVLFLTVYGVTLAGNLGLIVLIQLNARLHTPMYFFLSHLSFVDLCFSSNVTPKMLETFLWEKSTISYCACLVQCYFFIALVHVEFYILALMAFDRYMAICNPLLYGSKMSKRKCMSLIVMPYLYGAFTGLMETMWTYNLAFCGPNEINHFYCADPPLIKLACSDTHNKETSMFVVAGCNLSLSLLIILISYLYIFPAILRIRSSEGRRKAFSTCGSHLTAVSIFYATLFFMYLRPTTQESVEQGKMVAVFYTTVIPMLNPMVYSFRNKDVKEALAKELSRRKIFSRK, from the coding sequence ATGAGGAGAAATGTCACCTGGGTGACAGAGTTCGTTCTCCTGGGGCTGACCAATCGGCTGGACTTACAGATTCTCTTCTTCGTGCTGTTTCTGACCGTCTACGGGGTCACCCTGGCAGGGAATCTGGGCCTGATTGTGCTCATCCAGCTCAATGCCAGGCTGCACACgcccatgtactttttcctcagCCACTTATCCTTTGTGGATCTCTGTTTTTCTTCCAACGTGACTCCGAAGATGCTGGAGACTTTCCTTTGGGAGAAGAGCACCATTTCTTACTGTGCTTGCCTGGTGCAGTGCTACTTTTTTATTGCCCTGGTCCATGTGGAGTTTTACATCCTGGCTCTGATGGCTTTTGATCGGTACATGGCCATCTGCAACCCGCTGCTTTACGGCAGCAAAATGTCCAAGAGAAAGTGCATGTCTCTCATCGTGATGCCTTACCTGTATGGAGCGTTCACTGGCCTCATGGAGACCATGTGGACTTACAACCTGGCCTTCTGTGGTCCCAATGAAATCAACCACTTCTACTGTGCTGACCCGCCACTCATTAAGCTGGCTTGCTCGGACACCCACAACAAGGAGACATCCATGTTTGTCGTGGCTGGATGCAACCTATCCTTGTCTCTTCTGATCATTCTGATTTCTTACCTCTATATTTTCCCTGCTATTTTGAGGATCCGCTCCTCGGAAGGAAGGCGCAAAGCCTTTTCTACCTGTGGCTCCCATCTGACGGCCGTCAGCATCTTCTACGCTACCCTCTTTTTCATGTATCTCAGACCCACAACCCAGGAATCTGTGGAGCAAGGGAAAATGGTGGCTGTATTTTACACCACCGTAATCCCCATGTTGAATCCTATGGTTTACAGCTTTAGAAATAAAGATGTGAAAGAAGCATTAGCCAAAGAGCTGTcaaggagaaaaatattttccagaaagtaa